Below is a genomic region from Raphanus sativus cultivar WK10039 chromosome 4, ASM80110v3, whole genome shotgun sequence.
GGTTAATTAAAAAGGCCTAACTCTATATAAACAGACAGACCCTTTCTCATTCTCCTTAGTCCTTTCTCATTAACATCTTCTTATTTTCTCTTGTTTATATAATCTTTCTCcagagagtttttgttgattcatcgccaagaaaacaaagaaaagaaaaagagaactCTGCAGTTTATCGAGGAGGAAGATGGTGactcatgatgatgatgctaACAAACGCGTCGAGGGTTCGAAGGGAGGAGAGAAGAGATGCTTTGATCTTCTCGCGACGTTGCTTCTCGCGTACGGTAACGATGAAACGAAAGCGAAACTAGGGCAAGAAGCGCAAGAGAGGAGGGACATGCTCGTGATCGACACTGTTACTTCTACTAGTGCAGCCACCAAAGCTTTCTTGTTTGGTAAGCGAAAGATTGATTACGAGTGCAACAAGAATCAAGaaaacacttcttcttctacttcatCGAGGAGTTTGGTCGAGTACAAGAGGCGTCGTGTGGAGTCCTCCTCCGACGACGAACCGATCAGAGCAGTACCTATTACACAAATCAAGCCTCGGTTTAGAGAAAGAAAGGGACCGGTTAAACAAAAGGAACCGGTCAGAAGGGAACCGGGGATGACACCGGAATGGTTGGTTGAGCTGATGAGGAGACACGAGGGCGTGGAAGCGAAGCTGGTCATCGAGAAGGTGATTACGAAGACCGATCTCAAACCAGACCAAGGGCGTTTCTTGGCACCCTTCAAGCAAATAACAGAGATGGACTTCTTGAACGAGAGAGAGCTGAGCATCGTGGAGAAGCATCACAGGGGAGATAGCGAGAAAGGGCTTGATGTGATCTTGTTGAACGGTAACGACGCTGAGGTGAACTGGGACGCTAACCTGAGGATATGGGAGATGAGGAGTAACTTCAACTACGCCTTGTGCACTGGTTGGAACCAGTTCGTCCGCGAAAACGACCTAGCGGTGAACCAGACTCGTCGCCTCTGGTCTTTCCACTCTCGAGATGGCACGCTCTTTCTTGCTTTCGATCCTCTCATCACTCCAGTTACAACACATGCTGCAGCTTCGTCTTCATCCATGGCTATGGTTGTAGTCTCTGAGGATCCGTTTGTGTTGGAAGAGATAAACAGGAGACTTTTGCCTGAGATTCCAAGGAGAAGCAGAACTCCTCGAGTTTGGATTCCAGATCCGACAAGTGACTCCAGCAACGTCTACCTACTCGAGGGTGGTTTGGATCTGAACAGAACACCACCTCCAGAGGACACTGATGAGATGGATCTTGATCTCGAGGATGTACAAGAGACGCATGTTAGTAGTACCTCACAGGAATCCCTCACTGAGACCTCACTAGTACTCTTCACAGAGACAACGACTCTGGACCTCGAGCTCGGGTTGTAAGTAGAGATTCATGGGAAAACAGCTCTGCTCTATGTGACTTAATCTTTGTATTATTCTGAACCCTAATCTTTGCCGTGTCACgcaagtagatttttttttcttccttattGATTGTTGTAGCTACTACCTTGATCGTATGAATGAAtgatataatatgtttattttttttggtgatttgCATTTCAATCTGGTTTGACTATGTTGATGAGTAAATGCTTTAAATCAGATAAGACCATGATAAAACCAATTAATTACACAAGGGAAGCTTACTCAAAGCAAACTCAAATGTAGCAAAGAGTTGATGTTTAACAAATAAACAGACTAAAAGATAAGTCATACAGATAAGAGTAATGTAATCTTATAGTACTCAGCAACGAAGAAGTAAGCTTTTACTCAATCGGTGGTAGAAGAGAGTGAGGATGTGAGCCAAGAGAAGAAGCCAAGCCTTGTTCTTCTGCTAGACCTCTCTGCAGAATACTCCACTAGCTTACTCCACAGCTCTCCTACCTTCATTTCTTGCAAACCGATCCTTTCTATCACCTGAAAAAAAGCTTATATTATATACATGCTTTCTTTAAGGTCTTGAGACAGTTTCAATGAGTTAGGATTGTAATAACCTGATCGACATTTTGCAGGACTTGTAATCCAAATGTGTAGTATGATATTAATGGTCTTCCAGACTAAAGAAAGTAGATTGAGAGCGTTTACACTACTGTTAGATGGAATGATAAATTGTGTGCTTCCAGGAGCAACTGATGAAAGCAGAGAAGGCATACCTGTGAAACGGCAAGCCACTGAAGCATGATCTTTACTTCTGGATCGCCTCCAAACACACCGCAACCCCAGTTCCCTGTAGCTACACCGACCTTCTCTTCATGATCATCCATACACAATCTCCTCGAGCTTTCTACAGCTGATGATGGAGGAGGACCGGCTTGATGTTTGCATTGATGCAAGTATCCGCAAAAAGCCTTGTTAATCTCTCTACAGAAAACAACAGGAGTATCTGAGAAATCCACAAACCTTAAACTAGATGAAAAGAAAGGACTCAAGGGCAATTTTTTGATTACCGAAGTAGGGCCTCAGGTTTGTACTGTGTGCTTCCTGGGTTAGGAAGTGCATCTATTGCTATGACTCTCGTCTTTCGCCTCTTGAAACTGTCAGAGTCCTTCTCGTCTGTGTAATCGCCAGCGTATTGGAACGAAGGTCCATACCTAAATGGTGCAACAACATGTGTTAGATTTCTTTAAAGACTATTATAATAAGCTTAGCATCTATCTACCTTTAAGTTCACTGGTATTACTAACCCTGTGTAACGTGAAAATCTTTCAACACCAACAATCTCAATAGCTTCATTTGCATCCATACGAGGCAAGAAGATCATCCCAGCTATAAGTTCTGGATTGATCACAAACCTTATTTCTTCCTACACAGGAAGAAGTTTTGACATGTTCATAAGATGGTAGAGAAATGGAGAAAGAAGGAAGGTATCAACAACAAGTCATTCAATTACCTGTAGAGTATCATAACTCAGAGTAAGGCCTCCAATATACTCATCTGCAAAATCCACTTCAAGAGCTTCACCAGGTTGATCTTCTATAGCTCCCGAGGTATGAATCTAAAAATGGATCATCAGAAGGATTCAATGGCTAATAAGGATCAGTTAAAGAGTGTTTACCTCAACGGAGCAAAGTGGGGTGGTGGATTTGGCCCAGTAATCAGCATCAGGATAAGAAACATAGTGAGGATTGTGTCCTCGGGGAAGAACTTTCCTCTCAAATGAAACAAAGCCGGTGGGCATACATTGACATACTCGTTCAAAGTAATGGAGAAGACATCTTATTTTGTTTTCCCGCTTGGTGCAGGAACTCATTGACGGAAAccttaggaaaaaaaaacaaaagtaggATTTGTAACTTTTGAGTTCTAtagttgtaacttgtaaggATAAGAAAGGAGTCGCATACGAAAACAAATATTCGAAGTTGATGCTTTGAAGATGCTTTGAGCGCCTGTCAGCTTCAGGGAACAAACAGAAGAAGGAGCATGCAAGAAGAGCTGCAATCAACTCCTGCAGAAGACGACAAATGAATGAAGCTTGAATACAAAACAATACTAGAAAGTTAATATAAGCAACTTCAATTCAATGCGACCAaacacatgttttttttaaactcaagtgAGTATATATACCTGGCTAAGAAACACAATGCCAGCTTCTTGAGGGGCTAATATGCGAAGCCCAGACGCAACTCCATCAAGAACATGGTCTGCTTTCTGATAATGCGTTTCTAACATTGAAGGTAACTGGAGAAGTAATCCGCACAACGTAGGAACCACCTCACCAAAAAACTTGTCTGATTCTTCTCTGGAAATTTTCTGCATCGCATAGTCCATGCCATTTCTTAATGTCCCATTGTTAAAAGGTTTGATGTTTAGCTATATTGACATCTTTAGGGACACAAtgaataaagaaacaaaacaaccaAGAGGACAGACGAAGAGATATAAAAACTGTTACCTTGTCAAAGAAAACAGAATACCCTTGTAATGGATTAGGTGAGCCATCACCTGCATTCAAGGAGAGGTATTTGCGCATGTTTGTGATATGCAAGGCAAGAGCCTCTCCAGAGTTGACCATTGACTTGTCCGGTCCCTTAGAGATTGTTTGGAGCTCCTGTTCAACAGAACGTGGCCAGGCTAGAGATGGAGACTGAGCCACAAGAGGCAAATACTTGAGAATTGACCTAGGATCTTCCCTCTTCTCCATCTTTATCGCCTTTCCTAGTTTCCTGAAAAACATTTACGAAGCAGAAGATAAAAGTCTGCAATGGATAAAGGAGAAGAAATCAATATCTGAGgttgtatatatattacttaGTTCGATaacatttatttctttataacaGACGGCACTAAAGTCAAACAAGAACACGTCTTACTCAGAGACTCCGTCTACGTTCATTTACTCTTGCCAACAAACTTTTGTGACCGGGAAATTTCAGCATATAACAAGACAAAAAGAActtctttcatttaaatattaagAGTGATTCAAACATTTGACCAGTACCATACAGCAGCATGACTAGTGCACCTAATGAATGATGCTTGATGATGATCAAGGACTATAATACAACTTAGTTGAAAATAATCACTTTTACATATCTGTGTGGGGAAATGCATATAGGTACAGCATGAAATGCGGCAATGAACTTGATCAAGGCAAATTTGCAGGGTCAAGACGGCGAGATAGCCTCATTGGTGGTATATAGAGATGGAAGTAGCCAAGAGAAGAAGCCAAGATTTGTTTGCTTGTACAGCCTTTGAGCAGAATATTCTAGCATCATGTTCCAGAGATCTCCAACGGTCCAATCATGGGAAATAATCCACTTGGTCACCTGCACTTGCAAGATGATGTATAAGTTGCAAAATCAATGCAAGTAGGCACAACGGCTAAGCATTACAATACACTGGATACTCTTATTCCGCTTACTACAGACCCAATTCTTGGTAAATACCAGTTCTGAAAGTATTGGAGGAAAAGAAGCAACTGGAAGTAAGGATTAAGAGTTGTGGAGTTTCAAAGAGCACGAGAGGTTACCTGATCTAGGTTTTCGAGGGCCTGTGTTCCAAAAGTGTAGTATGATATAAATGGTCTCCGCGCCTGGAAAGTAGACATGACCAAGTCAAGAAACAAGCAAATGAAAACTGCTATATATCTCCTCTTCCAAACGAAAAAAATCTGATCTAATTCTAAAAAGTATTAGTCAATCAAGACTCAAAAGTGACATGGAGTGCGTCTTCAAAACATACTGAGTTCATGGTTTTAGAGAGAAGTAATCCTTATGTTTTATTCCCATAGCGTAATGGTACACAACTTGTACCATCCAGAAGAGTTATAATTAAATTGAGAAAGGGTACCTGGGAAGTAGCAAGCCACTGGATCATAGCTTTTAGTTCTGGGTCTCCTCCAAAAACACCACATCCCCAATTACCAGTCGCCACACCAACATCTTCATGATCCATGCAATTGGATCCTTCCCCACAAAAATCTCTTACAAAACTGCCAACATGCTTCTCTCTATTTGTCTCGACATCATTTACTGGAGCTCCATGTGACTGTACCAAGAGCATCAGACAAAAACTTTTACTTTCCAAAAGATTACCTAAACAGTGCCTACAAGGCCACAAATGAAAAAAAGAGCACTAAAGATTTGTAGCAAAAATTCCAACCGTAGAGGTTTCTGTATCCATGAGATCAGAATCTTTGTCGTCACTGGCAAGCTGCATTTCACTGTCTTCTTTGTCTATGAATATACTCTGGTTCTGCCAAGATTTCCTTTGAATTAAAAAGCCACATAGAGCCTTGTTAATCTCCCTGGAAaagataaaagagagagagaaaaaaaagacattagATTTCAAGTATAACGAGAACAAAAGAGTAGCAAGCCTCCAAAATGTCAAATAAACACAAAATTAGATTATCTAAAGAACCTAAGAATCCGCAAAAGAAAGTTTCACATACCGCAAAATGCACGTTTCTTTAAAATGTCTCATCTTCGGGGCACATAATGCATCTATTGCAACAATTCTGGTTCTTCGCCTTCTGAAAGCATCCATAGTCTTCTTGTCAATGTAGTCACCAGTAAACCGAAATGAAGATGCATACCTACAACATAAATTAATTTCAAAGAAACTGATGATGCCGTATCTACAACATAGAACAATTATCTAGGTGCACACTTCCTTAACTATAATTCAGCGTGCCCGAAATAGGATTTTTACAGACTGATATGTTAACGAGCCTATTGGTCCATAGAACTATCAAAATACAGTAAATTAATACAGCTACTACTAAGTAAACATAGACCGATGGTACAAATTACAAAAGCTCACCCTGTGTAACATGAAAATCTTTCTGCACCAACTATTTCTATAGCTTCATTGTCATCCATGCGAGCCAAGAAAAGCATGCCAGCGATTAGTTCAGGGTTGATCATGAAGCGTATCTCCTCCTGCACAAGAATCCATTCAGAAGTCTTATAACTCAAGAATCCTTCTGAAAGCTAATTTGCATTATGTGTCTCAAACCTGCACGCACCCCCTATTCAGGGCACCACCTCCAAGATACTTGTTTGCGAAGTCCACTTCCAGAGCATTGTCAGATTGATCTTCTATAAGCCCGGAAGAGTGAACCTATAACAACAAAGGCTGTTGGAAAATATAATCTACAAGCATTTGCAAATATTTTGGTGCAAAAGTAAGTAGTATTACAACCTTATTCTGATTACCTTAAAAGCACAAAGGGAGATGTCAGACTTGCTCCAAAAATCAGCGTCATGAGCAGTGGTAGAAGAAGTGTGGTATTCAGCTGGAAGAATCTTGCGTTCAAATGAAACAGTCCCAGTGGGCATGCAGGAGCACACCCTTTCGAAGTAATGCATAATACACCGTATCTTGCTTTCATGACTTTCACTATAACTTTCATAAAGGCTcctgaaaagaaaaatgaaactatGATGTCGAACTGCATCTATACGAATTTGAAGATGTGGCCAATTTAACAAGTGAGCTCTCAATGGATAGTGAAGCCCTTATAGGATCTCCAGAGGATTTACGTACTTTAGACTATCAACTGTGATCGTCAAtggaataaataataaaattctcTTTCTTTCATATAACTTGTTTGACCATCATTTATCACTTAAACAACTGACTTTGCAACAGAACCCATTTCTTCCAGACCTAGGCCTAATAGCTAC
It encodes:
- the LOC108855355 gene encoding poly(ADP-ribose) glycohydrolase 1, translating into MENREDLNSILPYLPLLIRSSSLYWPPRVVEALKAMSEGPSHSRVDSGEVLWQAISDMRRSLSLSARLLAPSAPQGYALLFDELIRGEDSKRWFDEVVPALARLLLQLPSLLETHFRSADGVVGGVETGLRLLEPQQAGIIFLSQELIGALLACAFFCLFPVSTRGAKDLPVINFDHLFASLYESYSESHESKIRCIMHYFERVCSCMPTGTVSFERKILPAEYHTSSTTAHDADFWSKSDISLCAFKVHSSGLIEDQSDNALEVDFANKYLGGGALNRGCVQEEIRFMINPELIAGMLFLARMDDNEAIEIVGAERFSCYTGYASSFRFTGDYIDKKTMDAFRRRRTRIVAIDALCAPKMRHFKETCILREINKALCGFLIQRKSWQNQSIFIDKEDSEMQLASDDKDSDLMDTETSTSHGAPVNDVETNREKHVGSFVRDFCGEGSNCMDHEDVGVATGNWGCGVFGGDPELKAMIQWLATSQARRPFISYYTFGTQALENLDQVTKWIISHDWTVGDLWNMMLEYSAQRLYKQTNLGFFSWLLPSLYTTNEAISPS
- the LOC108855356 gene encoding probable poly(ADP-ribose) glycohydrolase 2 isoform X2, producing MFFRKLGKAIKMEKREDPRSILKYLPLVAQSPSLAWPRSVEQELQTISKGPDKSMVNSGEALALHITNMRKYLSLNAGDGSPNPLQGYSVFFDKKISREESDKFFGEVVPTLCGLLLQLPSMLETHYQKADHVLDGVASGLRILAPQEAGIVFLSQELIAALLACSFFCLFPEADRRSKHLQSINFEYLFSFPSMSSCTKRENKIRCLLHYFERVCQCMPTGFVSFERKVLPRGHNPHYVSYPDADYWAKSTTPLCSVEIHTSGAIEDQPGEALEVDFADEYIGGLTLSYDTLQEEIRFVINPELIAGMIFLPRMDANEAIEIVGVERFSRYTGYGPSFQYAGDYTDEKDSDSFKRRKTRVIAIDALPNPGSTQYKPEALLREINKAFCGYLHQCKHQAGPPPSSAVESSRRLCMDDHEEKVGVATGNWGCGVFGGDPEVKIMLQWLAVSQVIERIGLQEMKVGELWSKLVEYSAERSSRRTRLGFFSWLTSSLSSTTD
- the LOC108855356 gene encoding probable poly(ADP-ribose) glycohydrolase 2 isoform X1, producing MFFRKLGKAIKMEKREDPRSILKYLPLVAQSPSLAWPRSVEQELQTISKGPDKSMVNSGEALALHITNMRKYLSLNAGDGSPNPLQGYSVFFDKKISREESDKFFGEVVPTLCGLLLQLPSMLETHYQKADHVLDGVASGLRILAPQEAGIVFLSQELIAALLACSFFCLFPEADRRSKHLQSINFEYLFSFPSMSSCTKRENKIRCLLHYFERVCQCMPTGFVSFERKVLPRGHNPHYVSYPDADYWAKSTTPLCSVEIHTSGAIEDQPGEALEVDFADEYIGGLTLSYDTLQEEIRFVINPELIAGMIFLPRMDANEAIEIVGVERFSRYTGYGPSFQYAGDYTDEKDSDSFKRRKTRVIAIDALPNPGSTQYKPEALLREINKAFCGYLHQCKHQAGPPPSSAVESSRRLCMDDHEEKVGVATGNWGCGVFGGDPEVKIMLQWLAVSQSGRPLISYYTFGLQVLQNVDQVIERIGLQEMKVGELWSKLVEYSAERSSRRTRLGFFSWLTSSLSSTTD